TATATTTACAGGAAATTAGGTACAGATTGAAGCAGTGGTCCTGATCCTGAGAGAATTTTTCTGCAACTTATTAAAGACAAAGCATGTCAAGAAACAGTCAACATATATCCTTTTCATAATAACTATTGAATTGTGTCATCTATCACAGGAACGATTTTAGGATCAGAGAATTTGACAAGAAAGTTGTCTAGCAACTTACATGGGCCACAGGACCAGATCATAAGCTTCCTGGGTCtgatttaattaattcttaattGTTAGTGCCCACTCTTTCTAAGTCTCATCATGTATctgtaataaaataaatatgaaaaatggatgcaaagttaatttaaatatgaatcaactatatactaaaaaaaatataataatatctaTACGTGCATCCGTCATTTTTAATGAGGCCAAACTGATTAATTGGCGTTGAACATCATTAAATGCAATTTCTAACTACTGTACATCATAAAGGCCAGCCAAATTAACTCCAAAGGAACTTACAAGATTTTCTCTTTTTTACTTTTATTGTGCTTACGTGGGTTGCACTCAGTTTGGTATTTAAGTGATTGAAATGGCATGTCAACGAAGTTGGGCTATCCTCTCATCATTTATTATCTCCACATAAAGTGGCCTTCGAAAGGGCCATATCATGGGACTTAAGGAGGCTTTCTGGTATCTTTTAGTTGCTATTTTAATGTGTCATAACTATCGTGTTTTTGTCCGTCGTTTAGGGTGGGTCGCCCATTCTGATTTATGAGCCAATTGAATacgaattattattattttttttaatgaaggGTTAGATATGTATCACTAAAATTTGAATCTATTAAATAagtgatatatttttaattattaaattaaatataaattaaattaagataactaagttttttttaggataaatttattttataataattcaattattaaaataataaaatataaatatattatagttATTAATATTGTTCTCCTCTTATCTTTCGATGAACGTTTCGAGTTATTGAAAATGCAGTGAGCAAGTATCATTACTCAGCCTATTAGAATGAATATCCAAGCAACGTATAATAGCTCGAGCCTTATTCAGATATTTGTGTCTGTTAATTGGTTACTCATTTATAGCCACCATTTTAGGCTACGGTATCAAAAATTCTATATTATTGTATGTATGGGGGGAGCCAGTTCGCATTATTTGCGTCTCTTTGGTGAGAATGAATGTTTGGCATAAAAGACTATCGATCGAAGAATACACCTCCTTTCAAACGACAAACAAAACAAACCACCAAAGCACAAACCGACCGTCGATCGCCTCCACCAACACCATGCTCAATTTCAACAAGCCATCAAAAGTTTGCGCCAATCATGTCCATTTAGAGGCCCCACACTCTAAAATAAAAGGAGGGCCCATTCTAGTTTCGGTAATTGAACCAGGCCCCACATGTGATGACCAGGACAAAACATGTCTGTGCATCGGGTGGCTTGGAATCTTCCCTCTACTAGTCCACCACCCACAAGTTAAAAAAACAATAAAGAAAAGGGTAATAATTAATCAATAATCATATATGAAGATGAATAGCAGCAAAAACAATTGCCGGTTTGTTTatctataataatttttaatttagtaaGTATGGGATTTGTGAAATAGtggttattattataaaaattaattgggCTCTCCCTCAAAACAAAGTTAAGAGTATGTAATTGTGTGAATTAGCCACATCCCCATGGCCATGTGGGTACATTTCTGtcgttttgtaaaattcattacaTAGGATTTCATGGGGATTCTACCACCAACTGCCACGTGGGTTTTCCTCGGATACCTTTCACTCATGTTCCACGATAAGAAGAAGGAACCAGATCTACATGCAAGTCCATTGCACCCTTTAAATTCCTTTCAGTacccaaaaaaataaatgtttattaaaTGTACTCTCTAAATTAttatgaaaatgaaaataaaaataaatattctgTGTATAGTGACAAAGTATAATGAATTTTATATGTAATATCTCTTCATAGAGATATCCAAGTCTCGAAGTTGAATGATACTATTTTATCTTGGTTTAGGTTAATGTGGACTAATTGGAGTGTACACGTGTGCTGTGTGCTTGCTTTATTATTATGAGGTAAGGTTGTCATTTACGCGTAAGGCAATATATGACTTCCTCGTTAccaaacaaaacaaaacaaaacgtAGTGGAGTGGCACTCATTATTCTTTATGGCTTTTCATGCACAAAAACTATATGTTCAATTCCATGGTTCTAAAATTCtatcttcagttaaaaaaaaaaaaaattccatggTTCTAAACAAATGCACGTCTgcctgtaattatatatatattaaaaaattttaaaaatttaatcataaaaaaatatataattttaatttttttaattaaaatttaaattttatttaataatattaattattttaacagttattaattttttttttaatagtttgCGTGTATTGTATGAATAAATCTCTACCATCTGTTACAGTGTGCGTCGTTTTCCCAAGCAAAAATCCCTGTGGACAACCGCCCCTCTCTATCTCTCTGTATCTTTCCTCATTGCGCGCACACACTTCACTGCGAGCGAAAACAAAACCTCTCTATTTCTTTCTCTCTATAAAAGCTTACTGTTTTGTTTCTTCTTTTGTTTTCCTGCTTGCTAAATGGCTGGTGATCGCAAACTACAGAAATGAAGATTACCGGGAAATCGCATTCCACGGCGACATTTCCGGGGAACTATATTACTTCCAAAGCTCAGAACCCCCAGCCTCATCCAGATCTTAAAACCTCTCTCAAGCCTCGACGCAGGACCCGGAATCCAAGTCTTACCCGTTCCAAGAGAACCGGAACTCCCCTTGGGAGGCGGAGCCGACCGGAGACGCCTTTTCTCAAATGGAAGATTGAAGATAGAGAGAGAAATGTTCGAGTTGAAGAGCATGAAGATGAGCTGGAGGAGAAGCTCGAGACTTGTGCCCGTAAAGGTCGACGGAAAATCACGAGGGCGGTGTCTGCGAGGAAGCTGGCAGCTGGATTGTGGCGCTTACAGCTTCCGGAGACTATGGCTGCTGGCACCGGTGAGAGGAGGAGGAGGGATCAATTAGGGTTTCAGGTGATTTTCTAATTAGTTTATGTTTATGTGTTTTTCCATTTGCTGTTCTTTGTTTGGAAGGATCTATGGGTTTGGGAGTTGTAAGAACTCGAGTAAATGCTCGTGGTTTTTATTGCTGTAAACAACTACTTGATTTAAGCGCGTATTGAATGTGATCTGGTAGATGTTAAGATTGTGTGATTAATATGTTTGGTTCTTGAAGTTGACtaaaattattttgtaaaaacAATCACCATAAGGCGAAACATTGTAGAATTGTAGTTTAAGTTTACTtgcattttgaagttgagtaaaaaattattttgaaaatgAGATCCTACTGGTTTAATGGCTCTTGATATATATGTATAATTTTGGAACCTTTCTAAGATTGGCCATGTTTTCCTATCGAAAGGTGTTGGTCGTAAGAAGTTGTTTACTACTTTAATCAACTGTAAATATGCAGGAATCTATTTATTCGTATCTGctatatttggtacttgttaaggATATCAATTCATCTGGTTAAATTTCGATCAGAGAATCTGGTTGTTCATTGTGTTTGGCGTTTCAGAGTTTGGTTAGATTTTAGCTTGGGATGATATTAggagtttatttatttatatctgcTACCTGTTCAACTCTTGTTTGAAGGACTTCCAGAAACCTTGAGTATTTACTGTGAACTACTAGAATCAATCTTTTTTTAGATATTGAATGGTCGGTATCCCTGAAGCTTGGTagcatttgatttttcaattttggggAATTGAGTTTGTCTTGTTGTTTATCTCTGCAGCCTGGTGGTGGTCACGTGGGCATCTCATTTTTACCTCATCACAGCGGGAAAGCTAATGGTTCTGAAGTACAGGATCCATCACAACGTCCGAGTTCTGTCTCTGGTATGAAGAAAATATTCTTGTGCAAGGTACGTGTGTTCCCAAAGTTCTTTAACTGAATCGTTAGCTGTTATTGGCTTGTTTGATAACGACAATATTGATTGATGCTAATGACGGAACCTATGCAAGACCTTTTTGATCATCTCACTTATGTGGCATGTGTATTGCAAAAAATGCGGGACTCCATGTCTCATTTGGATGATATTTGTTTAATTCTTTTAAAGAAGATCATCTAGGTTATAAACAAAGTCATTTTTCTGTCACGATCAGGCATCTTATTCTCAATGGAAGACTAGAATGCAAAGTTAATAGAGTGTTTGTTTAGCATTTTTCCACCTTGGAAATTTCAATATCATAGTAATTGTGTAATCTTTGATGCACGTATATATTTACATACTCAGCATTTATCTAGACAAAAAGGATTATTAATAAAATCTATATAATTTATATCAAAATAGGAAAATCTATATAATTCAGATAGAAGAAAAGGTTGGTTGCTTATCAAATGAATTCAGCGTTACATTCAACATGGATAAACTTTTGACAAGTTTGCTCAATTTTGTCTATATTCAAAGGGGAATATCATCAATCACTAGATTAAAgggataatatataaattattgttATCCATGAAATCTTGAAACCATAGAATTTAATTGtgcattttttttttgtacttgTATGTAGTTCTCTGTAACTTTTACGTTTTTTATTCTAATTCTGCACCTGCTCTCCTCTGTTTTAGCTTGAACCTTCACTTCAGTTTTCCAACTCCGCAATGGAGGGTGCAACTAAGTGGGACCCTGTATGCTTGGAAACATTAGATGAGGTGCGCCAGAGTTACGGCCACCTGAAGCGACTTGATCAGCAAGTTAGTGCTGTATCAGTGGTTTCTGCACTTGAAGCTGAACTAGAGCATGCTCGAACACACATTCAGGAGCTTGAGGCTGAGCGCCGGTCCTCAAAAAAGAAACTGGAGCACTTTTTGAAGAAAGTCAGTGAAGAAAGGGCTGCATGGAGGAGTAGAGAGCATGAGAAAATTcgtgtatttattgatgatattaaaactgaTTTGAACCATGAAAGGAAAAATCGCCAAAGGTTGGAAATTGTAAATTCCAAATTGGTTAATGAGCTGGCTGAAGCGAAGGTTTCAGCAAAGCGCTTTATGCTGGAttatgaaaaagaaagaaaggccAGAGAATTGGTTGAGGAAGTATGTGATGAGCTTGCTAAGGAAATTGGGGAGGACAAGGCTGAAGTTGAAGCATTAAAGAGGGAATCACTGAAACTGCAGGAGGAAGTGAATGAAGAAAGGAAGATGTTGCAGATGGCTGAGGTATGGCGCGAAGAGCGTGTTCAAATGAAGTTGGTTGATGCAAAGGTGTTACTTGAAGAGAAATATTCTCAGATGAACAGGCTTGTAGCAGATTTAGAAAATTTTCTAAGATCCAGAAGTGCAGCACCAGATTTGAAGGAAATGAGAGAAGTAGAATCACTTGTACATGCTGCTGCCTCTGTGAATATTCAGGACATAAAGGATTTCACATATGAGCCGCCTAACCCAGACGATATTTTCTCTGTTTTTGAAGAATTTAATTCTGGTGATCCTAATGAGAGGGAGATTGAGCAATGTGTTGCCTACAGTCCTGCCAGCCATGCCGCAAAAATTCATACTGTGAGTCCTGAAGTGAATCTGATAAACAAAGATGGCAGCCATAGGCATTCTGATGCATTTGTTGACCAGAACGGTGATATAGAAGAAGACGAGAGTGGGTGGGAAACCGTGAGCCATCTCGAGGATCAGGGCTCAAGTTACTC
The Hevea brasiliensis isolate MT/VB/25A 57/8 chromosome 15, ASM3005281v1, whole genome shotgun sequence genome window above contains:
- the LOC110666839 gene encoding uncharacterized protein LOC110666839 codes for the protein MKITGKSHSTATFPGNYITSKAQNPQPHPDLKTSLKPRRRTRNPSLTRSKRTGTPLGRRSRPETPFLKWKIEDRERNVRVEEHEDELEEKLETCARKGRRKITRAVSARKLAAGLWRLQLPETMAAGTGERRRRDQLGFQPGGGHVGISFLPHHSGKANGSEVQDPSQRPSSVSGMKKIFLCKLEPSLQFSNSAMEGATKWDPVCLETLDEVRQSYGHLKRLDQQVSAVSVVSALEAELEHARTHIQELEAERRSSKKKLEHFLKKVSEERAAWRSREHEKIRVFIDDIKTDLNHERKNRQRLEIVNSKLVNELAEAKVSAKRFMLDYEKERKARELVEEVCDELAKEIGEDKAEVEALKRESLKLQEEVNEERKMLQMAEVWREERVQMKLVDAKVLLEEKYSQMNRLVADLENFLRSRSAAPDLKEMREVESLVHAAASVNIQDIKDFTYEPPNPDDIFSVFEEFNSGDPNEREIEQCVAYSPASHAAKIHTVSPEVNLINKDGSHRHSDAFVDQNGDIEEDESGWETVSHLEDQGSSYSPEGSIPSVNRNRRDSNVSASGTDWEENAFDETPLTEISELCSVPTRQLKKVSSIAKLWRSCPNNGDNYNIISVDGMNGRTSNGRKSNGGIVSPDIVSGKGGLSPDLVGQWSSPDSGNPHISRGMKGCIEWPRGTHKSSLKAKLMEARRESQKVQLRHVLKQKI